From Pseudoalteromonas sp. DL-6, one genomic window encodes:
- a CDS encoding M14 family metallocarboxypeptidase: MNNSSYPIGTPGEKWNNHNKIQWLAAQKIKRSYQQDVVTLIDELKSTLEVQQYGELNYAAGSYPLYALKTVNFDTNKATVLITGGVHGYETSGVHGALRFAKTLANQYAEHFNIVITPCISPWGYETINRWNPDANDPNRSFYEGSPAQESAAVMSYVQSLNTRLIAHIDLHETTDSDNSEFRPALAALEGKVNTNWNIPDGFYLVADSNKPEPAFQKAIIEHVEKVTHIAPSDENQQLIGVPQAQFGVINYAARDLGLCMGFSEAAYVTTTEVYPDSATANPEECILAQVAAISGALDYIINK; this comes from the coding sequence ATGAATAACAGTAGTTACCCAATTGGTACGCCTGGTGAGAAGTGGAACAACCATAATAAAATCCAATGGCTTGCGGCACAAAAAATTAAGCGCAGTTATCAACAAGACGTCGTCACTTTAATTGATGAACTTAAAAGCACTCTAGAAGTACAGCAATACGGTGAGCTTAATTATGCCGCAGGTAGCTACCCTTTGTACGCGTTAAAAACTGTTAATTTTGATACAAACAAAGCCACCGTTTTAATTACTGGCGGCGTACATGGCTACGAGACCAGTGGTGTTCATGGCGCTTTAAGATTCGCTAAAACACTGGCAAATCAGTATGCTGAACACTTTAATATTGTAATTACCCCCTGTATTAGCCCATGGGGTTATGAAACAATTAATCGTTGGAACCCAGATGCGAACGACCCTAATCGCTCTTTTTATGAAGGCAGCCCAGCGCAAGAATCAGCGGCAGTGATGAGCTATGTGCAATCGTTAAACACGCGTTTAATTGCTCACATCGATTTACATGAAACAACCGATTCAGATAACAGTGAATTTAGACCTGCACTTGCGGCTCTTGAAGGCAAAGTAAACACCAACTGGAACATTCCTGATGGCTTTTATTTAGTGGCTGATAGCAACAAACCTGAGCCCGCTTTTCAAAAAGCAATTATTGAACATGTTGAAAAAGTAACGCATATTGCACCTAGCGATGAAAATCAGCAATTAATTGGTGTACCACAAGCGCAATTTGGGGTAATTAATTACGCGGCCCGTGATTTAGGCCTATGCATGGGATTTTCTGAAGCAGCGTATGTGACTACCACCGAGGTGTATCCCGACAGTGCAACCGCTAACCCTGAAGAGTGCATATTAGCGCAAGTTGCTGCAATTTCTGGTGCCTTAGACTACATTATTAATAAGTGA
- a CDS encoding cyanophycinase: MKPQFLSFKFPSEIAFVIAFFSLFPTHLLAKQSEQTLVLVGGALTTCASLSPKNCEKNTQISGKTHNVFALSHTKISQIKQQWPSENSQAKNNTIKNLATMQAKSSPTLSKKELLWLWRDIDSKQLNSLSDQEYNFVIDMLEVAQIQSDNTRLKERVNTALNSESAATEILQFISGSLKVNNSNPSMLAITASSRDPYESADFYEGLLSFPNVNSQWLALTPALAKAITTNKCDDLTTLRHSEMGLYQREHIYPDRTQAEYKLCKKGTDALVELINNSTGIMFNGGDQSLTRKVLFDENNQPYPWTKALQSRPVVVGTSAGTAVQSGGQAHAGNVVMITNGTSLSALKEGAQAIDAPSERSNSDSLTYNRFGGLGTFSYGVLDTHFSERNRTLRLGTLLDDLNANKAQPTFGFGVDETTALVVIKSEAGNLMTVIGKNGVVMVKSTGQAQVKTKTYSYSYWPVGSVIDIKNNDFTLSQRSISQALPAIKIPPLPVQRFGSILTDAKLRSLTQAMCLSQEQTAVGQQGEFIISLSTTPESAYHRISAAQYGCAVSNLEIAVSTF; this comes from the coding sequence ATGAAACCACAGTTCTTATCTTTTAAGTTTCCCTCTGAAATTGCGTTTGTTATTGCTTTTTTTTCTTTATTTCCAACCCATTTATTAGCTAAACAGTCAGAGCAAACTCTTGTTTTAGTGGGGGGAGCTCTCACAACATGTGCCAGTTTAAGCCCTAAAAACTGTGAAAAAAATACTCAAATTTCGGGTAAAACGCATAATGTATTTGCGCTCTCTCACACTAAAATTAGTCAAATAAAGCAACAGTGGCCTAGTGAAAATAGCCAAGCTAAAAACAATACTATTAAAAATTTAGCAACAATGCAGGCTAAATCATCGCCCACGTTATCGAAAAAAGAACTGTTATGGTTGTGGCGCGATATTGATAGCAAACAGCTCAATAGTTTATCGGATCAAGAATACAATTTTGTAATAGATATGCTTGAAGTAGCGCAAATCCAAAGCGACAACACACGGCTAAAAGAGCGGGTAAATACCGCGCTTAATAGCGAATCGGCAGCGACAGAGATTTTGCAGTTTATATCAGGTAGTTTAAAAGTTAATAACTCCAACCCGAGTATGCTGGCCATTACCGCCTCAAGTAGAGACCCTTATGAATCTGCTGATTTTTACGAAGGATTACTAAGCTTCCCTAATGTAAATTCGCAATGGCTTGCATTAACCCCTGCGCTTGCTAAAGCAATAACCACCAATAAGTGTGATGATTTAACCACGCTTAGGCACTCAGAAATGGGGCTATATCAACGCGAGCATATTTACCCTGATCGTACCCAAGCAGAATATAAACTGTGTAAAAAAGGCACCGACGCTTTAGTAGAGCTAATCAATAATAGCACCGGTATTATGTTTAATGGCGGCGATCAAAGCTTAACCCGAAAAGTATTATTTGATGAAAATAATCAGCCTTACCCTTGGACAAAAGCATTACAGTCTCGCCCTGTTGTTGTAGGCACAAGTGCAGGTACCGCGGTGCAAAGTGGTGGGCAAGCCCACGCCGGGAATGTGGTGATGATCACCAATGGCACTAGCTTGTCGGCATTGAAAGAAGGCGCACAAGCCATTGATGCACCCAGTGAACGCTCAAACAGCGATAGTTTAACTTACAACCGCTTTGGGGGTTTAGGCACATTTAGTTACGGTGTACTCGATACACACTTTAGCGAGCGAAACCGTACATTAAGACTAGGCACTTTGCTCGACGACTTAAACGCAAACAAAGCTCAGCCGACATTCGGTTTTGGTGTAGACGAAACCACAGCCTTAGTGGTGATTAAATCTGAAGCTGGCAATTTAATGACTGTAATTGGCAAAAATGGAGTAGTGATGGTTAAATCAACAGGGCAAGCTCAGGTTAAAACTAAAACCTATAGTTACTCTTATTGGCCTGTGGGCAGTGTGATTGATATTAAAAATAACGATTTTACCTTAAGTCAGCGCAGTATTAGCCAAGCATTACCAGCAATTAAAATACCGCCTTTACCAGTTCAGCGTTTTGGCAGTATTTTAACGGATGCAAAATTACGCTCTTTAACGCAAGCCATGTGCCTTAGCCAAGAACAAACGGCTGTTGGTCAGCAAGGTGAGTTTATTATTAGCCTATCTACCACGCCTGAGTCGGCATATCATCGTATTAGTGCTGCGCAGTATGGCTGTGCGGTGAGTAATTTAGAAATTGCAGTGAGTACCTTTTAA
- a CDS encoding flavodoxin family protein: protein MSKVAVIYFSGYGHTKKVAEFVADGANAQLIAIDENGDIKDTDWDALNNADAIIFGAPTYMGSYPWQFKKFVDATSKVWFTMGWKDKVFGGFTNSGSLNGDKQVTLISMQTLASQHGGIWVSLGLPPANKLESTRQDINNLGGSVGVLVQSPTDADESAIPSGDLETARLYGERVADVAKRLK from the coding sequence ATGAGTAAAGTAGCGGTTATTTATTTTTCGGGATATGGCCATACCAAAAAAGTGGCTGAATTTGTAGCTGATGGAGCAAACGCTCAGCTTATTGCAATCGATGAGAATGGCGACATAAAAGACACCGATTGGGATGCATTAAACAATGCAGATGCCATTATATTTGGCGCACCTACCTATATGGGCTCATATCCTTGGCAGTTTAAAAAGTTTGTTGATGCTACCTCTAAAGTTTGGTTTACCATGGGGTGGAAAGACAAAGTATTTGGCGGGTTTACTAATAGCGGCAGCCTAAATGGCGATAAACAAGTCACCCTAATTAGTATGCAAACATTGGCTTCGCAACATGGTGGAATTTGGGTAAGCCTAGGGTTACCACCGGCCAATAAACTGGAATCAACTCGTCAAGACATCAATAACTTAGGCGGTTCAGTTGGCGTATTAGTGCAATCACCTACTGATGCAGATGAATCTGCAATTCCATCAGGCGATTTAGAAACGGCTCGTTTATACGGCGAACGTGTAGCTGATGTAGCCAAACGCTTAAAGTAA
- a CDS encoding acetyl-CoA hydrolase/transferase family protein translates to MQLERIRRSDLHNKVMSAEQASLFIKDGMTVGMSGFTRAGEAKAVPRALAERVRENPMKINLMTGASLGNDLDKLLTESGALARRMPFQVDSTLRKAINNGEVMFIDQHLSETVEQLRNHQLTMPDVAVIEAVAITEEGHIVPTTSVGNSASFAIFAKQVIVEINMLHQPELEGLHDIYIPSYRPTRTPVPLVKVDDRIGSTAIPIDPAKIVGIVFTNQSDSFSTVTDPDADTAAIARHLVNFFKEEVAQERMPANLGPLQAGIGNIANAVMMGLLDSDFKDLTMYSEVLQDSTFDLIDAGKLDFASGCSIILSERCNAQVFNNLEKYRDKLVLRPQEMSNHPEIVRRLGIIAINTALEFDIYGNVNSTHVCGTKMMNGIGGSGDFARNAHVSVFVTKSIAKGGAISSVVPMVSHVDHTEHDVDILVTEQGLADLRGLAPRERAIEVIKHCVHPDYRNAMLDYYERACVRGGHTPHILEEAFSWHTRLEQQGTMKQS, encoded by the coding sequence ATGCAATTAGAACGAATTCGTCGTAGCGACTTACACAACAAAGTGATGTCTGCAGAGCAGGCCAGTTTATTTATTAAAGACGGCATGACCGTGGGCATGAGCGGTTTTACTCGTGCCGGTGAAGCGAAAGCCGTACCACGTGCGCTTGCCGAGCGAGTACGTGAAAACCCAATGAAAATTAACCTAATGACGGGCGCGTCATTAGGTAACGACTTAGATAAGTTACTTACTGAGTCAGGTGCGTTAGCACGTCGTATGCCATTTCAAGTAGACAGCACATTACGTAAAGCGATTAATAACGGTGAGGTCATGTTTATTGACCAGCATTTATCTGAAACCGTTGAACAGTTACGTAATCACCAGCTAACTATGCCAGATGTAGCGGTCATTGAAGCCGTAGCTATTACAGAAGAAGGTCATATAGTACCTACAACGTCAGTGGGTAATTCAGCCAGCTTTGCTATTTTTGCCAAACAAGTAATTGTAGAAATTAATATGTTACACCAGCCAGAGCTTGAAGGGCTGCACGACATTTACATTCCATCTTACCGTCCTACACGTACACCAGTACCGCTAGTTAAAGTAGATGACCGTATTGGTAGCACTGCTATTCCAATCGATCCGGCTAAAATTGTGGGTATTGTATTTACCAATCAAAGTGACTCATTTTCAACTGTAACCGACCCAGATGCAGATACAGCCGCTATTGCACGTCACTTAGTTAACTTCTTTAAAGAAGAAGTAGCGCAAGAGCGTATGCCTGCAAACTTAGGACCATTACAAGCGGGTATTGGTAATATAGCCAATGCAGTAATGATGGGTTTACTAGACTCAGACTTTAAAGACCTCACTATGTATTCAGAGGTACTACAAGATTCTACCTTTGATTTAATTGATGCGGGTAAACTTGATTTTGCATCAGGGTGTTCAATTATTTTATCAGAGCGTTGTAACGCGCAAGTATTTAATAACCTTGAAAAGTACCGCGATAAATTAGTACTTCGCCCGCAAGAAATGTCGAACCACCCAGAAATTGTGCGTCGCTTGGGTATTATTGCAATTAACACCGCGCTTGAGTTTGATATTTACGGCAACGTTAACTCAACCCATGTGTGTGGTACTAAAATGATGAACGGCATTGGTGGCTCAGGCGACTTTGCACGTAATGCCCATGTATCGGTGTTTGTAACTAAATCAATTGCTAAAGGTGGCGCTATTTCAAGCGTTGTTCCTATGGTAAGCCATGTTGATCATACCGAGCACGATGTTGATATTTTAGTAACCGAGCAAGGCTTAGCTGATTTACGTGGTTTAGCACCACGCGAACGTGCAATTGAAGTCATTAAGCACTGTGTGCACCCAGATTACCGCAACGCCATGCTTGATTATTACGAGCGTGCTTGTGTACGTGGCGGCCATACGCCTCATATTTTAGAAGAAGCATTCAGCTGGCATACCCGCCTTGAACAACAAGGCACAATGAAGCAAAGCTAA
- a CDS encoding methyltransferase, translating into MDYIAIALFFLVLLIAFSTVWGTLKTGISPMMSSSKARQAMLAEINMDEKGALIDVGSGWGTLVIAVAKKHPKNQIIGYELSWFPWMVSVLFKYSLGLNNLTLYRKDFKSADLSAASTLVCYLFPGGMLALEDKLKHDLFKNITIVSNTFALPSYKPTKVIKLKDFYQTPIYVYHWQPQ; encoded by the coding sequence ATGGACTATATTGCTATCGCACTTTTCTTTTTAGTTCTTCTAATAGCCTTCTCTACTGTTTGGGGTACGCTAAAAACGGGAATTTCACCGATGATGAGTTCAAGTAAAGCGCGCCAAGCTATGCTTGCTGAAATAAACATGGATGAAAAGGGCGCATTAATTGATGTAGGTTCAGGTTGGGGAACGCTCGTTATAGCGGTTGCCAAAAAGCATCCTAAGAACCAGATTATTGGCTATGAGTTATCGTGGTTTCCTTGGATGGTTTCAGTGCTTTTTAAATATAGTTTGGGTTTAAATAACCTTACCCTCTATCGAAAAGACTTTAAAAGTGCCGATCTCAGTGCTGCGTCTACTTTGGTATGTTACTTGTTTCCTGGTGGTATGCTAGCGCTTGAAGATAAGTTAAAACATGACTTGTTTAAAAATATCACTATTGTGAGTAACACTTTTGCTTTGCCTTCATATAAACCAACTAAAGTGATCAAACTTAAAGATTTTTACCAAACACCTATTTATGTGTACCACTGGCAACCTCAATAG
- a CDS encoding GGDEF domain-containing response regulator, translated as MITSIDHFETCDSINLLIVDDDAVDREQIRRMISRSNIQAKISEASSIESSMSYLEHGEFDCVIVDYRLGIGSGLTLLDNIRKSVNNHCAVIMVTGLGDEKIAAEAMRLGASDYLLKNQLKSAQLIHSISSSIQRASLEKKLHDMAHYDSLTGLASRPILIDQLQQAIKSEQKLAVAYLDLDNFKPINDKYGHETGDFVLKTIAQRLQSTLRKEDTLARIGGDEFIFLLRGAAHTIQEYEILLQEVLIEINDPIKLAEFSCSVQISASVGVALPNNDGLSCDDVLRRADQTMYQAKRSGTNRILFFDPEEESLRHAKHDLLLAAEKGIARKEFILHYQPKVNLMDHQLIGVEALIRWNHPTLGLLYPGHFSEVLEHPHIGILIGEWVFAEALKQHKIWTRNHLCMSVNISPAHLLSEGFVENLRELLISTNNIKPKTLELEILESTTIGNVDQAVDVLNGCRNLGVSIALDDFGTGYASLSYLKKLPLDTLKIDQSFVKKLLSDQEDKSIVTCIVALSKAFGYNLVAEGIESQELEKVLIGMGCYHGQGYYIAKPMSADNMNLWIKNMTSAKH; from the coding sequence ATGATAACTTCAATAGATCACTTTGAAACCTGCGACAGTATTAACCTACTCATTGTTGATGACGATGCGGTTGATAGAGAGCAAATACGCCGTATGATATCTCGCTCTAATATACAGGCGAAAATTTCAGAGGCATCCTCTATTGAAAGCTCGATGTCTTATCTTGAGCATGGGGAGTTTGATTGTGTCATAGTTGATTACCGATTAGGTATCGGCTCGGGGCTTACCTTGCTAGATAATATTAGAAAGTCTGTTAATAACCATTGTGCTGTGATTATGGTCACAGGCTTGGGAGATGAAAAAATAGCAGCAGAAGCTATGCGGCTAGGAGCAAGCGATTATTTACTTAAAAACCAATTAAAAAGCGCTCAGTTGATACACTCTATATCTAGCTCCATTCAACGCGCAAGCTTAGAAAAAAAACTTCATGACATGGCACACTACGATAGCCTAACAGGCTTAGCAAGCCGCCCTATTTTAATTGATCAACTTCAACAGGCCATTAAATCTGAGCAAAAGCTCGCCGTTGCCTATTTAGATTTAGATAACTTTAAACCCATTAATGACAAATACGGTCATGAAACCGGAGATTTCGTGTTAAAAACCATTGCCCAGAGGCTACAAAGTACATTACGTAAAGAAGATACACTCGCGCGTATCGGCGGAGATGAGTTTATCTTTTTATTAAGGGGGGCTGCGCACACGATACAAGAATATGAGATTCTGTTACAAGAGGTGCTGATTGAGATAAACGACCCAATAAAATTAGCAGAGTTTTCGTGCTCTGTTCAAATTTCAGCTAGTGTTGGCGTTGCGCTTCCTAATAATGATGGCTTAAGCTGCGATGACGTTTTACGCCGAGCCGACCAAACCATGTACCAAGCTAAAAGGTCTGGGACAAACCGAATTCTGTTTTTTGATCCGGAAGAAGAAAGTCTAAGGCATGCTAAACATGATTTATTATTGGCTGCCGAGAAAGGCATTGCCCGTAAAGAATTTATTTTACATTATCAACCAAAGGTCAATTTGATGGATCACCAGTTAATTGGCGTTGAAGCCCTAATACGCTGGAATCACCCTACTTTGGGTTTACTTTACCCAGGTCACTTTTCAGAGGTATTAGAGCACCCACACATTGGGATATTGATTGGCGAATGGGTATTCGCTGAAGCCCTAAAACAACATAAAATTTGGACAAGAAATCACCTTTGTATGAGTGTAAATATCTCGCCAGCCCATTTACTTAGTGAAGGCTTTGTTGAAAACCTCAGAGAGTTACTCATCAGCACCAATAATATAAAGCCAAAAACACTCGAGTTGGAAATTTTAGAGAGCACCACAATTGGAAATGTTGACCAAGCAGTCGACGTGCTCAATGGCTGTCGAAATTTAGGGGTGAGTATTGCTTTAGACGACTTTGGCACAGGTTACGCTTCTTTGAGTTATTTAAAAAAATTACCTTTAGATACACTAAAAATAGACCAAAGCTTTGTTAAAAAACTCCTATCAGACCAGGAAGACAAGTCTATCGTTACCTGTATCGTGGCGCTAAGTAAAGCATTTGGGTATAACCTAGTAGCAGAGGGGATAGAGTCACAAGAGCTCGAAAAAGTGCTTATAGGCATGGGTTGCTATCATGGACAAGGCTATTATATTGCCAAACCAATGTCTGCAGATAACATGAACTTATGGATAAAAAATATGACATCAGCTAAGCACTAA
- a CDS encoding response regulator, which yields MIKNLSILLVEDDDVAAEAVTRSLRKVDPKIKIIWKENGKLALDALREKAQQKEISEPYLVLLDLNMPVMNGFEFLDHIRKDKKLNNTVVFILTTSNEDNDRTRAYHNNVAGYMVKHAIGPQFAKLATLMDAYIHAVELE from the coding sequence ATGATCAAAAATCTGTCTATACTGCTTGTTGAGGATGACGATGTTGCCGCAGAAGCCGTAACAAGAAGCTTAAGAAAAGTTGATCCTAAAATTAAAATAATTTGGAAAGAAAACGGAAAACTTGCGCTCGATGCGTTACGAGAAAAAGCACAACAAAAAGAAATATCAGAGCCCTACTTAGTATTGCTAGACCTGAATATGCCAGTGATGAATGGCTTTGAGTTTTTAGACCATATTCGTAAAGATAAAAAATTAAACAATACCGTTGTATTTATCCTAACAACCTCAAATGAGGATAACGATCGCACTCGCGCGTACCATAACAACGTAGCAGGTTATATGGTTAAACATGCAATTGGCCCGCAGTTTGCCAAATTAGCGACACTTATGGATGCTTATATACATGCCGTTGAGCTTGAATAA